The following are encoded together in the Naumannella cuiyingiana genome:
- a CDS encoding TetR/AcrR family transcriptional regulator — MAGSSTPRARARARTLDEITEIARRQIAEQGAATLSLRGVARELGVVSSAVYRYYPSRDALITALLIDSFGRLGDAVEQAAGRRAATPRARFVAACAVLRDWARDHPHEFMLIYGSPIPGYAAPADTVPAAARVVTPFVEVLVAAGDALGAAEEVPGPAALVRQLGGIADRLGAPELAPATVAALFSVLSELIGFTSLELNGHLVGTIDPADRYARLAFDRLADRVGLGAD, encoded by the coding sequence ATGGCCGGATCGAGCACACCGCGCGCCCGCGCCCGGGCCCGCACCCTGGACGAGATCACCGAGATCGCGCGACGCCAGATCGCCGAGCAGGGCGCGGCGACGCTCAGCCTGCGCGGCGTCGCCCGCGAACTCGGCGTGGTGTCGTCGGCGGTCTATCGCTACTACCCCTCGCGGGATGCGCTGATCACGGCGCTGCTGATCGACTCCTTCGGGCGGCTGGGTGATGCCGTCGAGCAGGCCGCCGGGCGGCGTGCTGCGACACCGCGCGCCCGGTTCGTCGCCGCCTGTGCGGTGCTCCGCGACTGGGCGCGCGACCATCCGCACGAGTTCATGTTGATCTACGGCTCGCCGATCCCGGGGTACGCCGCCCCGGCCGATACCGTGCCCGCCGCGGCCCGGGTGGTCACACCATTCGTCGAAGTGCTCGTCGCCGCCGGGGACGCGCTCGGCGCGGCCGAGGAGGTGCCGGGGCCCGCGGCCCTGGTGCGCCAGCTCGGCGGCATCGCCGACCGGCTGGGCGCCCCGGAGCTGGCGCCCGCGACCGTCGCCGCGCTGTTCTCGGTGCTCAGCGAGCTGATCGGATTCACCAGCCTCGAGCTGAACGGCCACCTGGTCGGCACCATCGACCCGGCCGACCGGTACGCCCGACTCGCCTTCGACCGGCTGGCGGACCGGGTCGGGTTGGGCGCGGACTGA
- the rpmI gene encoding 50S ribosomal protein L35, with protein sequence MPKMKTHSGAKKRFRITGSGKVMHRKAGKMHLNEHKPSTRTRRLDGDAVMSTGDAKKARKLLGK encoded by the coding sequence ATGCCCAAGATGAAGACGCATTCCGGTGCGAAGAAGCGGTTCCGGATCACCGGCTCGGGCAAGGTCATGCACCGCAAGGCCGGCAAGATGCACCTGAACGAGCACAAGCCGTCCACCCGGACCCGTCGTCTCGACGGCGATGCGGTGATGTCGACCGGCGACGCCAAGAAGGCCCGCAAGCTGCTCGGCAAGTGA
- a CDS encoding SseB family protein — MSGRELGGYDERFADDDGSPDEVVRDRLVAAGSGRPEAYLDAVVALCGARLLVPVLAAGDETLTPDPNREGDVSAVLLQRPDGARALPVFTGSDSAAAWHPQARPIPATLDRVAQTALAEGAGTVLVDVVGPAPLTIEGEVLGELAQGHRLVRLPDGFGWARTAPAEPTE, encoded by the coding sequence GTGAGCGGCCGGGAACTCGGCGGCTACGACGAACGATTCGCCGACGACGACGGCTCGCCGGATGAGGTGGTACGCGACCGGCTGGTCGCGGCCGGCAGCGGCCGCCCCGAGGCCTACCTGGACGCGGTCGTCGCCCTGTGCGGCGCGCGGCTGCTCGTCCCCGTCCTTGCCGCCGGGGACGAGACGCTGACCCCCGATCCGAACCGGGAGGGCGATGTCTCCGCCGTCTTGCTGCAGCGACCGGACGGCGCTCGAGCCCTGCCGGTGTTCACGGGCAGCGACTCGGCGGCGGCCTGGCATCCGCAGGCCCGACCGATTCCCGCGACCCTGGACCGGGTTGCCCAGACCGCTCTCGCGGAGGGGGCGGGCACGGTGCTGGTCGATGTGGTCGGCCCGGCGCCCCTGACGATCGAGGGCGAGGTGCTCGGCGAACTCGCCCAGGGGCATCGACTGGTCCGTCTGCCCGACGGCTTCGGCTGGGCCCGCACCGCCCCGGCGGAGCCGACGGAATAG
- a CDS encoding ArsR/SmtB family transcription factor: MTTCDAPEDRYATDPLGVAEADRLAEVMQGLASPVRLRLLGVLRSGPATVTELCVAIDAGQASVSNHLRLMRHLGLVVGEREGRRVRYRLFDDHVSAVYDEAVRHLGHLRSQP; this comes from the coding sequence ATGACCACCTGCGACGCACCCGAGGACCGGTACGCGACGGACCCGCTGGGCGTCGCCGAGGCCGACCGGTTGGCCGAGGTGATGCAGGGGCTGGCCTCGCCGGTCCGGCTCCGGCTGCTCGGGGTGCTGCGATCCGGGCCGGCGACCGTGACCGAGTTGTGCGTGGCGATCGACGCCGGGCAGGCATCGGTGTCCAATCACCTGCGGCTGATGCGCCATCTCGGGCTCGTGGTCGGCGAGCGCGAGGGACGCCGGGTCCGCTACCGGCTGTTCGACGATCACGTCTCCGCGGTCTACGACGAGGCGGTACGCCACCTCGGTCACCTGCGCTCCCAGCCCTGA
- the infC gene encoding translation initiation factor IF-3: MVAPGGGVTGNRPRGGHISTEPRINDRIRVSEVRLVGPAGEQVGIVRIDDALRLARESDLDLVEVAPMARPPVAKLMDYGKFKYESAQKDRNSRRNQSNTVIKEMKLRPKIDSHDYETKKGHVVRFLKAGDKVKITIMFRGREQSRPELGFNLLKRLADDVEEFGFVESNPKQDGRNMLMVLGPHKKKSEAKADVDADRDRRAAERTESAEAERVELAERREKVAAAPAKKKKKGPADNMDPDIDL; this comes from the coding sequence TTGGTTGCGCCAGGCGGTGGCGTAACCGGCAATCGTCCACGAGGAGGACACATCAGCACTGAACCGCGCATCAACGATCGCATCCGCGTCTCCGAGGTCCGACTGGTCGGCCCGGCTGGGGAGCAGGTGGGGATCGTTCGCATCGACGACGCTCTGCGGTTGGCCCGCGAGTCCGATCTCGACCTGGTCGAGGTCGCCCCGATGGCCCGTCCGCCGGTGGCGAAGCTCATGGACTACGGCAAGTTCAAGTACGAGAGTGCGCAGAAGGACCGCAACAGCCGGCGGAACCAGTCGAACACGGTGATCAAGGAGATGAAGCTCCGACCGAAGATCGACAGCCACGACTACGAGACCAAGAAGGGTCACGTGGTCCGGTTCCTGAAGGCGGGCGACAAGGTGAAGATCACGATCATGTTCCGCGGCCGGGAGCAGTCCCGCCCGGAGCTCGGCTTCAACCTGCTGAAGCGGCTGGCCGACGATGTCGAGGAGTTCGGCTTCGTCGAGTCCAATCCCAAGCAGGACGGCCGGAACATGCTGATGGTCCTCGGCCCGCACAAGAAGAAGTCGGAGGCCAAGGCCGACGTCGACGCCGATCGCGACCGCCGCGCGGCGGAGCGTACCGAGAGCGCCGAGGCCGAGCGCGTCGAGCTGGCCGAACGGCGCGAGAAGGTTGCCGCCGCCCCGGCGAAGAAGAAGAAAAAGGGTCCGGCCGACAACATGGACCCCGACATCGACCTGTAG
- a CDS encoding zinc-binding alcohol dehydrogenase family protein, translating to MSAELPATMPAVAMTDSLPATDDRSLVDIEVPVPRPGPRDLLVEIAAVAMNPVDTKIRRSAGRQEPPKILGYDAVGTVREVGAEVALFSVGDRVWYAGDRNRPGSNAAYQLVDERIVGTAPATLSDAEAAAVPLTAITAWEALFDRLRVGTQTTGRLLVMGGAGGVSSMIIQLARRLTGLTVIGTASREESAEWVRELGADAVIDHRRPLTEQIDGPVDLVFSSHSDGRAAEFAQVLAPQGSLVLIDDPAEFDVRAFKAKSITVCWESMFTRPTFATADLVRQHEILDRVARLIDDGTLRTTLAETVDGITAANLRAAHARIEAGDAVGKLVLLR from the coding sequence ATGAGCGCCGAACTGCCCGCCACGATGCCCGCGGTCGCGATGACCGACTCGCTGCCCGCGACCGACGACCGGTCGCTGGTCGACATCGAGGTCCCGGTGCCCCGGCCGGGTCCGCGCGATCTGCTCGTCGAGATCGCCGCGGTCGCGATGAACCCGGTGGACACCAAGATCCGCCGCTCGGCGGGCCGACAGGAGCCGCCGAAGATCCTCGGTTACGACGCCGTCGGGACCGTCCGGGAGGTCGGCGCCGAGGTTGCGTTGTTCTCCGTCGGCGACCGGGTCTGGTACGCCGGGGACCGAAACCGGCCGGGTAGCAATGCCGCGTACCAACTCGTCGACGAACGCATCGTCGGCACCGCGCCGGCCACGCTCTCGGACGCCGAGGCCGCGGCGGTCCCGCTGACCGCGATCACGGCCTGGGAGGCGCTGTTCGATCGGCTCCGGGTCGGGACCCAGACCACCGGCCGGCTGCTGGTGATGGGCGGAGCGGGCGGGGTCAGCTCCATGATCATCCAGCTCGCCCGGCGACTGACCGGGCTGACGGTGATCGGCACCGCGTCCCGCGAGGAGTCCGCCGAGTGGGTACGCGAACTGGGCGCCGACGCCGTGATCGATCATCGGCGCCCGCTCACCGAACAGATCGACGGGCCGGTCGACCTCGTCTTCTCGTCCCACAGCGACGGCCGGGCGGCGGAGTTCGCGCAGGTGCTCGCCCCGCAGGGTTCGCTGGTGTTGATCGACGACCCGGCCGAGTTCGACGTCCGTGCGTTCAAGGCCAAATCGATCACGGTCTGCTGGGAGTCGATGTTCACCCGGCCGACGTTCGCCACCGCGGATCTGGTCCGGCAGCACGAGATCCTGGACCGGGTCGCCCGGCTGATCGACGACGGCACGCTTCGCACCACCCTGGCCGAGACGGTCGACGGCATCACGGCCGCGAACCTGCGGGCGGCGCACGCCCGCATCGAGGCCGGCGACGCCGTCGGCAAGCTCGTCCTGCTGCGCTGA
- a CDS encoding PH domain-containing protein, which produces MSDRAYRFTSRVSIIGAALGTGVLTVAAVLGWFALPELSRALFTIPQVLTLIGFLVALDAVIWSLSASAVRADAGGVTVRNGPRTRRYPWSDVAAVSYRRSDPWANLVLRNSGEHDPPRRPMLGIQRVDGERADRAVRMLRELHRAAS; this is translated from the coding sequence GTGAGCGATCGGGCGTACCGCTTCACCTCGCGGGTGTCGATCATCGGCGCCGCCCTCGGCACGGGTGTGCTGACGGTCGCCGCGGTCCTCGGCTGGTTCGCACTGCCGGAGTTGAGCCGGGCGCTCTTCACGATCCCGCAGGTGCTCACGCTGATCGGCTTCCTGGTCGCCCTGGACGCGGTGATCTGGTCGTTGTCGGCCTCGGCGGTCCGCGCGGACGCCGGCGGCGTCACCGTGCGCAACGGGCCCCGCACCCGGCGGTACCCGTGGTCGGACGTCGCGGCGGTGAGCTACCGGCGCTCGGATCCCTGGGCCAATCTCGTGCTCCGCAACAGCGGCGAGCACGATCCGCCGCGTCGCCCGATGCTCGGCATCCAACGCGTCGACGGCGAACGCGCCGATCGAGCCGTGCGCATGTTGCGCGAGCTGCACCGCGCCGCGAGCTGA
- the rplT gene encoding 50S ribosomal protein L20, giving the protein MARVKRSVNAHKKRREVLEQASGYRGQRSRLYRKAKEQVTHSLVYAYRDRRARKADFRKLWIQRINAAVRAEGMTYNRFVSGLKTAGVEVDRKILAELAVSDPKAFTALVEVAKANQGVQAA; this is encoded by the coding sequence ATGGCACGCGTGAAGCGTTCCGTCAACGCGCACAAGAAGCGCCGCGAGGTCCTGGAGCAGGCCTCCGGTTACCGCGGGCAGCGCTCGCGCCTGTACCGCAAGGCCAAGGAGCAGGTCACCCACTCGCTGGTCTACGCATACCGGGATCGTCGCGCCCGCAAGGCCGACTTCCGCAAGCTGTGGATCCAGCGGATCAACGCCGCCGTCCGCGCGGAGGGGATGACGTACAACCGGTTCGTCTCCGGCCTGAAGACCGCCGGCGTCGAGGTGGACCGCAAGATCCTCGCCGAGCTGGCCGTCAGCGACCCGAAGGCGTTCACCGCGCTGGTCGAGGTCGCCAAGGCCAACCAGGGCGTCCAGGCCGCCTGA
- a CDS encoding TrmH family RNA methyltransferase: MTSSTPGPIAPASAAELRSARRLSARKQRRERAEFLVEGPQAAREALAVPGLVSALFATSEAAARHADLIAAADAAGVRLRAVDDQQLALLADTVHPQGIVAVARSIGTDLVTALAGDPRLVVICAQIRDPGNAGTVIRCADAFGADAVIMTEGSVELTSPKVARASVGSIFHLPIATGVPVADAIAACRDRGLAVYAADGSADRRTDQLAADGALARPTAWLFGNEAWGLPPADAALADARVAVPIRGSAESLNLATAAAVCLYASTTAQHPTGR, encoded by the coding sequence TTGACTTCGTCGACCCCCGGGCCGATCGCACCCGCCTCCGCGGCGGAGCTGCGGTCGGCCCGTCGGTTGTCGGCGCGCAAGCAGCGTCGCGAGCGGGCGGAGTTCCTGGTCGAGGGTCCGCAGGCGGCCCGCGAAGCGCTCGCCGTACCCGGCCTGGTCTCGGCACTGTTCGCCACCAGCGAGGCGGCCGCCCGGCACGCAGATCTGATCGCGGCCGCGGACGCCGCGGGGGTACGCCTGCGTGCGGTCGATGATCAACAGCTCGCCCTGCTGGCGGACACCGTCCATCCCCAGGGCATCGTCGCGGTCGCTCGCAGCATCGGGACCGATCTCGTCACGGCCCTCGCCGGGGATCCGCGCCTGGTGGTGATCTGCGCGCAGATCCGCGATCCGGGCAATGCGGGCACGGTGATCAGATGCGCCGACGCGTTCGGTGCGGACGCGGTGATCATGACCGAGGGTTCGGTGGAGCTGACCAGCCCCAAGGTCGCCCGGGCCAGCGTCGGCAGCATCTTCCACCTGCCGATCGCGACCGGCGTACCCGTCGCGGATGCGATCGCCGCGTGCCGCGACCGCGGGCTCGCCGTCTACGCCGCCGACGGCTCCGCGGATCGCCGCACCGATCAACTCGCCGCCGACGGCGCACTTGCCCGGCCGACCGCGTGGCTGTTCGGCAACGAAGCATGGGGTCTGCCGCCGGCCGACGCGGCGCTCGCCGATGCGCGGGTCGCGGTGCCGATCCGCGGGTCCGCCGAGAGCCTCAATCTGGCGACCGCGGCCGCCGTCTGCCTCTACGCCTCGACCACCGCGCAGCACCCGACCGGTCGTTGA